From one Leptospira stimsonii genomic stretch:
- a CDS encoding alpha/beta hydrolase family esterase: MKRKTYFISLIFFLSLLSFLTECRLLRYLRTETKDGSRLEKITVDGIERTYWIHLPENKYSGTEKLPLVLGLHGRLGSGRNIMEDSKLNRISDREGFIVVYPDGIDRSWADGRGATPADKQKVDDVHFLEKLIDRISESHPVDKDKIFIFGHSNGGFMTQRMLIEKTKRFRAGVSVSSQISEFILRNFEPSGNVSVAFINGTKDSTVPYYGGYVRDGGEILSVEDSIDRWLQWNSCLKQPEIKKKDEKEDGTSVEIYSYNQCKGKTSVLHYKIVDGGHNWPGVNRKVPFIKMGTPTYELDPGEEIWTFFKSKLESTSGN; encoded by the coding sequence ATGAAACGAAAAACATATTTTATATCCTTAATATTCTTTTTATCTCTTCTATCCTTCCTAACGGAATGCAGATTGTTAAGATATCTTAGAACGGAAACAAAAGACGGTTCCCGATTGGAAAAAATAACCGTAGATGGAATCGAAAGAACGTATTGGATCCATTTACCGGAAAATAAATATTCAGGAACGGAGAAACTTCCCTTAGTTCTGGGACTTCATGGACGACTCGGGAGCGGAAGAAACATCATGGAAGATTCCAAACTCAATCGGATCTCCGATCGGGAAGGATTTATAGTAGTTTATCCCGATGGAATTGATCGAAGCTGGGCCGATGGGCGAGGAGCGACCCCTGCCGACAAACAAAAAGTAGACGACGTTCACTTTTTAGAAAAACTCATAGATCGTATCTCAGAATCTCATCCGGTTGATAAGGACAAGATCTTTATTTTTGGTCATTCCAACGGCGGCTTTATGACTCAAAGAATGTTGATCGAAAAAACGAAACGATTCCGCGCGGGAGTAAGTGTTTCCTCACAGATTTCGGAATTCATACTCAGAAATTTCGAACCTTCAGGGAACGTATCGGTAGCCTTTATCAACGGAACGAAGGATTCCACTGTTCCGTATTACGGTGGTTATGTGAGGGACGGAGGGGAAATTCTAAGCGTAGAAGATTCGATAGATCGATGGCTCCAGTGGAATTCCTGTCTCAAACAACCCGAAATTAAAAAGAAAGACGAGAAAGAAGACGGAACAAGCGTAGAGATTTATTCTTACAATCAATGCAAAGGAAAAACGTCCGTTCTTCATTATAAGATCGTGGACGGTGGCCATAATTGGCCCGGGGTGAATCGAAAAGTTCCTTTTATCAAAATGGGAACCCCTACCTATGAGCTGGACCCGGGCGAAGAGATTTGGACCTTTTTTAAATCGAAATTAGAATCCACATCCGGAAATTAG
- a CDS encoding 2-hydroxychromene-2-carboxylate isomerase, protein MQIFEFFFEFASTYSYLSVMRIERVIQDPEIKIVWRPFLLGPIFKEQGWNDSPFNLYPAKGKYMWKDMQRRTRKYGINFLIPSIFPRNGLLASRIVVANEGQPWIPSFIRETFQANFAKDQDISSPEIIGPILKNIGVNAEEILKNASDEDVKDRLRKQTEHATEIGIFGAPSFIANGELFWGDDRLEDALEELRE, encoded by the coding sequence ATGCAAATTTTTGAATTCTTTTTTGAGTTTGCGAGCACATATTCCTATCTCTCTGTAATGAGAATCGAAAGAGTGATTCAAGATCCAGAAATTAAAATTGTATGGAGACCTTTTTTACTCGGACCGATTTTCAAAGAGCAAGGTTGGAATGATTCTCCATTCAATCTTTATCCCGCAAAAGGAAAGTATATGTGGAAGGATATGCAAAGAAGAACTCGCAAGTACGGGATTAACTTTTTGATTCCGAGTATTTTTCCGAGAAACGGTCTTTTGGCATCCAGAATCGTCGTTGCGAATGAGGGACAACCTTGGATTCCATCTTTCATACGGGAAACTTTTCAGGCAAACTTTGCAAAAGACCAAGACATCTCCTCACCTGAAATCATTGGCCCTATTCTAAAAAACATTGGCGTCAATGCAGAAGAAATTCTAAAAAATGCATCCGATGAAGATGTGAAGGATCGTCTCCGAAAACAAACCGAACATGCCACTGAGATCGGAATTTTCGGAGCACCCAGCTTTATCGCAAATGGAGAACTTTTTTGGGGCGATGATCGACTCGAAGACGCTCTGGAAGAATTGAGAGAGTGA
- a CDS encoding YfeK family protein, translating into MKKKSIWLFVLLSFISIGAEESSEFQKDLNLLMNSLESCECKFVRNGAEHDPKEAREHMERKLKATDGKIQTIAQFIEYIGTKSSVSGKPYLVKFSDGKTLESSVWLNAKWEEISKKKNTPSNTQIKKKK; encoded by the coding sequence ATGAAAAAGAAAAGCATTTGGTTATTCGTTTTGCTCTCCTTCATTTCAATCGGAGCGGAAGAATCTTCCGAATTTCAGAAAGATTTGAATTTATTGATGAACTCGCTGGAATCCTGCGAATGTAAATTTGTTCGCAACGGTGCGGAACACGACCCGAAAGAAGCAAGAGAACACATGGAACGCAAATTAAAGGCGACAGACGGCAAAATTCAAACGATCGCACAGTTTATCGAATATATCGGTACTAAATCCAGCGTTTCCGGAAAACCTTATTTAGTAAAATTCTCAGACGGTAAAACGTTGGAATCTTCCGTCTGGTTGAATGCGAAATGGGAAGAAATTTCCAAGAAAAAAAATACTCCCTCTAACACCCAAATCAAAAAAAAGAAATAG
- a CDS encoding glycosyltransferase family 4 protein, with product MESQPHPSTILDMRSNSKSVEVCHSLIAPKRNFRIVIVTETYYPEINGVAKTLHKMVNDLVERGNEILLFRPRQGLRDNENSREGYREVLMAGCRIPMYSDMRFGFPAKRILKRHFKKEKPDIVHVVTEGPLGWSAVRAAKDLGIPVVSDFRTNFHSYTQFYKVGFAGKLVERYLRNLHNKTEITLTPSNDIVEKLVSQGYENVRVVSRGIDAKLFHPSKRDPILRKEWEVSEDQLVVLYVGRIAAEKNIELSIQTFRKIQETNPNAKMVLVGEGPLKDSLEKKNPDLIFAGLKKGEELARHFASGDLFLFPSMTETFGNVVLEAMASGIALVAYQYAAAGSYLRHGSSGFLPGFGQKQEFVEMSCFLANQTDLRKRMAVRARKKALECTWEKVAESLESIYSEYSISLIRNSEKTKPNLSSLRIAESRS from the coding sequence ATGGAATCCCAACCTCATCCCAGTACCATACTGGATATGAGATCCAATTCTAAATCGGTCGAAGTTTGCCATTCTCTGATCGCTCCCAAAAGAAACTTTCGAATCGTGATCGTAACGGAAACGTATTACCCTGAAATCAATGGAGTTGCAAAGACACTTCATAAAATGGTAAACGACCTCGTTGAGAGAGGAAACGAAATTCTTCTTTTTCGTCCGAGACAAGGTCTCCGCGATAATGAGAATTCGAGAGAAGGATATCGTGAAGTTTTGATGGCGGGTTGTAGAATTCCGATGTATTCCGATATGCGTTTTGGATTTCCTGCGAAGAGGATATTAAAGCGACATTTTAAAAAAGAAAAACCGGACATAGTCCACGTCGTAACCGAAGGCCCTCTCGGTTGGTCCGCGGTGAGAGCGGCAAAAGATTTAGGAATTCCAGTTGTCAGTGATTTCCGAACCAATTTTCATTCTTATACCCAATTCTATAAAGTGGGTTTTGCCGGGAAACTCGTAGAGAGGTATCTTCGCAATCTTCACAATAAAACTGAAATCACTCTCACACCTTCAAACGATATCGTTGAAAAGTTGGTTAGCCAAGGATACGAAAATGTCCGAGTTGTTTCCAGAGGAATCGACGCAAAACTTTTTCATCCTTCAAAAAGAGATCCGATTCTCAGAAAGGAATGGGAAGTCTCCGAGGATCAGCTCGTTGTTTTGTATGTTGGCCGAATTGCGGCGGAAAAAAATATCGAACTGAGTATTCAAACTTTTCGTAAAATCCAGGAAACCAACCCCAACGCAAAGATGGTTTTGGTTGGAGAAGGACCACTCAAAGATTCATTAGAAAAAAAGAATCCGGATTTGATTTTCGCAGGTTTGAAGAAAGGAGAAGAATTGGCGAGGCACTTTGCCTCGGGTGATCTTTTTCTTTTTCCGAGTATGACGGAAACTTTCGGGAACGTGGTCCTGGAAGCGATGGCGAGCGGAATCGCCTTGGTCGCTTATCAATATGCCGCCGCTGGTTCTTATTTACGACACGGCTCTTCCGGGTTTTTACCGGGTTTCGGACAAAAACAGGAATTCGTGGAGATGTCTTGTTTTCTTGCGAATCAAACCGATTTACGTAAAAGAATGGCAGTTAGAGCTCGAAAAAAAGCTCTCGAATGCACATGGGAAAAAGTGGCGGAATCTCTCGAAAGTATCTATTCCGAATATTCAATTTCCTTAATTCGTAATTCGGAAAAGACCAAACCGAATCTTTCTTCGCTTCGTATTGCGGAATCAAGAAGCTGA
- a CDS encoding CBS domain-containing protein, whose amino-acid sequence MDLNKPLKRVMTTRIVTVNLDDPVSRIGKIFDNLEFHHLLVIDDQKKLIGVISDRDYLKAISPFIGTRLERVQDDLTRKKTASQLMSPFLITASEDQTIRYAIELMIRYKISCLPVMDNLGEIAGIVTTRDILKESLVIPQDSAS is encoded by the coding sequence ATGGATTTAAACAAGCCTCTTAAACGGGTGATGACCACAAGAATCGTTACCGTCAACTTGGACGATCCGGTTTCCCGAATCGGGAAGATTTTCGATAATTTGGAGTTTCATCATCTGCTCGTAATCGACGATCAAAAGAAACTCATCGGTGTGATTTCCGATCGCGATTATTTAAAGGCAATCAGTCCTTTTATCGGAACGAGATTGGAAAGGGTTCAAGACGATCTCACGCGGAAAAAAACCGCTTCTCAGTTGATGAGTCCGTTTCTAATTACCGCTTCCGAAGATCAGACGATACGATATGCAATCGAACTTATGATACGCTATAAAATATCCTGTCTACCGGTTATGGATAATCTAGGTGAGATAGCGGGAATCGTTACTACGAGGGATATTCTAAAAGAATCCCTTGTCATTCCCCAGGACTCAGCTTCTTGA
- a CDS encoding DoxX family protein, protein MPDTIVFSLYSMAVLYILAGILHFVIPKFYLRIMPPYIPYPKFVVWISGLIEIGLGLLLFFPETRSIGAWGIILLLIAVFPANLYHYQSRRKTDPPKWTLLLRLPLQLVLIYWAYTFL, encoded by the coding sequence ATGCCCGACACAATCGTTTTCAGCCTTTATTCGATGGCGGTTCTCTATATCCTCGCGGGAATTCTTCATTTTGTAATTCCGAAGTTTTATTTGAGAATCATGCCTCCGTACATTCCTTATCCGAAATTCGTTGTTTGGATTAGCGGGCTTATCGAAATTGGACTCGGCTTACTTCTCTTCTTTCCGGAAACAAGATCTATCGGAGCTTGGGGAATCATTCTCCTCTTAATCGCAGTTTTTCCTGCAAATCTCTACCACTATCAATCCAGAAGAAAAACCGATCCTCCAAAATGGACCCTTCTCCTTCGACTTCCATTGCAACTCGTCTTGATTTATTGGGCCTATACTTTTTTATAG
- a CDS encoding OmpA/MotB family protein, with protein MQSKTLLLFIFLASLGNCVSNSKYDSLLKAYEDSKLENQRIIGEKEGLFNSLEELKRIQEESDKRIREYKGLMATFQSMIDSGKLKIKIIDGRMVVVLSSDILFPVGSAFLSPSGTAAIREVTTLLASLDGKRFQIEGHTDDTPTGIKGYTNWELASSRALNVLHTMVKAGMPEIRISAASMGASRPALPNTSPENRSANRRIEIVIVPDLSNLPGMEELKKYSN; from the coding sequence ATGCAATCTAAGACTCTTCTTCTGTTCATTTTTCTTGCTTCTCTCGGGAACTGTGTCTCGAATTCGAAATACGATTCTCTTTTGAAGGCCTATGAGGATTCCAAACTTGAAAATCAGAGAATTATAGGCGAAAAAGAAGGTCTCTTTAATTCCTTAGAAGAATTAAAACGAATTCAAGAAGAATCGGACAAACGTATTCGCGAATACAAAGGCCTCATGGCGACTTTTCAATCCATGATCGATTCCGGAAAACTAAAGATCAAGATTATCGACGGAAGAATGGTGGTCGTTCTTTCATCGGATATTCTTTTCCCGGTTGGATCGGCTTTTCTTTCCCCTTCCGGTACGGCGGCGATCCGAGAAGTGACAACTCTTCTTGCCTCTTTAGACGGAAAACGTTTTCAAATCGAAGGCCACACGGACGATACTCCAACGGGAATCAAAGGTTATACGAATTGGGAATTAGCTTCTTCCAGGGCATTGAATGTACTCCATACCATGGTAAAAGCCGGAATGCCCGAGATAAGAATCAGCGCGGCTTCGATGGGAGCCTCGAGGCCCGCACTTCCGAATACATCTCCCGAAAACAGATCGGCAAATCGAAGAATCGAGATCGTAATCGTACCGGATCTTTCCAATCTTCCTGGAATGGAAGAGTTAAAGAAGTATTCGAATTGA
- a CDS encoding TetR/AcrR family transcriptional regulator yields MLRKDGSPLYPLNRDYKNSRERILEGAAIAFSKKGFHGTSLREISKECGLEQPSIYHHFHSKENLFRKALIATHLLILNEIRRRVVRDKGLHKEVISIFRAIALTAKEYPDKARLPFSLIYSAPVNLQNEYTERYGSQYRRLLEVAFERNELIQRKEEKLSLCVDLLHSLVLACSVEALYLDRVRGLEERIELILGI; encoded by the coding sequence GTGTTAAGAAAAGACGGAAGTCCCCTTTATCCGTTAAATAGGGACTATAAAAATTCTCGAGAAAGAATTTTAGAGGGAGCGGCAATCGCCTTCTCTAAAAAAGGATTTCATGGAACGTCCTTACGAGAAATCAGCAAAGAATGTGGTTTAGAACAACCTAGTATCTATCATCATTTCCATTCCAAAGAAAATCTTTTTAGGAAGGCGCTCATCGCGACGCATCTTCTCATTCTCAATGAAATTAGAAGAAGGGTCGTTCGTGACAAAGGACTTCACAAAGAAGTAATTTCCATTTTTAGAGCAATCGCGTTAACAGCCAAAGAATACCCCGATAAAGCCAGACTTCCTTTTAGTTTAATCTATTCTGCACCCGTAAATTTGCAAAATGAATACACGGAACGATACGGAAGTCAGTATAGGAGATTGCTTGAAGTAGCTTTTGAAAGAAACGAATTGATTCAGAGGAAGGAAGAGAAACTTTCCCTCTGTGTGGACCTTCTCCATAGTTTGGTTTTAGCATGTTCCGTGGAGGCTTTGTATCTGGACCGAGTTCGTGGTCTTGAGGAACGGATCGAGTTGATCTTGGGGATTTAG
- a CDS encoding DUF1564 family protein — protein sequence MSGQNKKTNRFFHEKQLKGSRRANYFTADFYVPLQLYPYALEKIKKHKSLSAYLEILLNEYKEEAIQTQKPNSLERISYQKKSQDLKRI from the coding sequence ATGAGCGGACAAAATAAAAAGACAAATAGGTTCTTCCATGAAAAGCAATTAAAAGGCTCAAGAAGAGCGAATTATTTTACTGCAGATTTTTATGTTCCTTTGCAACTTTACCCTTATGCTTTAGAAAAAATCAAAAAGCATAAAAGTCTCAGTGCCTACCTTGAGATTCTCTTAAACGAGTATAAAGAAGAAGCAATTCAAACGCAGAAACCGAATTCCTTAGAAAGAATCTCTTATCAGAAGAAATCGCAAGATCTAAAAAGAATCTGA
- a CDS encoding sensor domain-containing diguanylate cyclase — MPLKDPKPELIKLYSSIGKIITSSLEQQEILDAVMEEVRLFFSPENWSLMRYDESSEELFFLIAEGLDLERIKNIRLKFGEGIAGSVVETKSPVFVENAKNDPRFSSKVDERTGFETKTIIAVPMIFRGQVHGVIELINRFDGSSFTQEDLVILQTIADFTAISLVHSNQYEETKTLAFRDALTGVFNRNKLNHLKEEWSGRRMEDQLALVALLDLNDFKIINDTYGHKTGDQVLCRFANILRYVIRGTDKIFRIGGDEFLVLVQHENREKILQTQERFHEAMSILLRKCKENNPPFHFTWGMSVGSLQKLEDLIHEADLSMYASKD, encoded by the coding sequence ATGCCGCTAAAAGACCCAAAACCTGAACTTATAAAGTTATATTCTTCGATCGGAAAAATCATCACTTCTTCTTTGGAGCAACAGGAAATCCTGGATGCAGTCATGGAAGAAGTGCGATTGTTTTTCAGCCCTGAAAACTGGAGCCTCATGAGATATGACGAGAGTTCGGAAGAATTATTCTTTCTTATCGCCGAAGGTCTTGATCTAGAAAGAATTAAAAATATCCGACTGAAATTCGGAGAAGGAATCGCAGGATCCGTCGTAGAAACGAAAAGTCCTGTCTTTGTGGAAAACGCGAAAAACGATCCACGATTCTCCTCAAAAGTGGATGAGAGAACCGGTTTCGAAACAAAGACGATCATCGCTGTTCCAATGATTTTTAGAGGCCAAGTTCACGGAGTAATCGAGCTTATCAATCGGTTCGACGGTTCCTCATTTACTCAGGAAGACTTAGTGATTCTTCAGACGATAGCTGACTTTACCGCGATCTCATTAGTCCATTCGAATCAATATGAAGAAACAAAGACACTTGCTTTTCGAGATGCTCTGACCGGCGTTTTTAATAGAAACAAACTGAATCATCTCAAAGAAGAATGGTCTGGAAGAAGAATGGAAGACCAACTTGCTCTTGTAGCTCTACTCGATCTCAATGATTTTAAGATTATCAATGACACCTATGGGCACAAAACAGGAGATCAAGTTCTTTGCCGTTTCGCAAATATTCTTCGATACGTAATTCGAGGGACGGATAAGATTTTTAGAATCGGGGGAGATGAATTCTTAGTCCTTGTTCAACATGAGAATCGGGAAAAGATTCTCCAAACTCAGGAAAGATTTCATGAAGCTATGTCAATTCTCTTGAGAAAATGTAAGGAAAACAATCCTCCTTTTCACTTTACTTGGGGAATGTCGGTCGGTTCTCTCCAGAAATTAGAAGATCTTATTCATGAGGCCGATCTCTCTATGTATGCTTCAAAGGACTAA
- the murB gene encoding UDP-N-acetylmuramate dehydrogenase, which produces MSPALSESRLRLLKESLEASKIPFRSEVRLSILSSFKIGGICPVIVEPESSEQVLEVLSIFKKMELPWKILGGGSNLLISDHPDNFVTLRLSGKFKEYDSLGGGAFQIGAATNTTPTFRQISQAGFTGAEFLSTIPGWTGGAVIQNAGCYGGELFDLIRNVEFLRNGEVLKRKPSEVEHGYRFTEFLNRKDSIILGIEILLKEGDLEEIEESLKEKRERRNSSQPENKKSAGSVFKNPKIFKEDGKEIKAWELIDQAGLRGAVKGGAQISPEHCNFIVNLGTATASDVNYLIELVLDRVFRQSGVLLKREIEYFGDIS; this is translated from the coding sequence ATGTCCCCAGCTCTTTCCGAATCTCGGCTCCGCCTTCTAAAAGAGTCATTAGAGGCTTCTAAAATTCCATTTAGGTCGGAAGTCCGGCTCTCCATCCTATCCTCGTTTAAAATCGGCGGAATTTGTCCTGTCATCGTAGAACCGGAAAGTTCAGAGCAGGTCTTAGAAGTTCTCTCGATTTTTAAAAAGATGGAACTTCCCTGGAAAATTCTTGGAGGAGGTTCGAACCTCCTAATTTCCGATCATCCGGACAATTTTGTCACTCTTCGGCTTTCCGGAAAATTTAAAGAATACGATTCGTTAGGAGGAGGGGCGTTTCAGATTGGAGCCGCAACCAACACGACTCCGACGTTTCGGCAGATTTCCCAAGCCGGTTTTACAGGGGCAGAGTTTTTAAGCACGATTCCCGGTTGGACCGGAGGCGCAGTCATTCAAAATGCGGGTTGTTACGGCGGAGAACTTTTTGATCTCATCCGAAATGTTGAATTCTTAAGAAATGGAGAAGTGTTAAAGAGAAAGCCTAGCGAGGTGGAACACGGCTATCGTTTTACTGAATTCTTAAATAGAAAGGATTCTATTATTCTTGGAATTGAGATTCTCTTGAAGGAAGGAGATTTAGAAGAAATCGAAGAATCTTTAAAAGAAAAGAGAGAAAGAAGGAATTCTTCTCAACCTGAGAATAAGAAAAGCGCGGGTTCGGTCTTTAAGAATCCTAAAATTTTTAAGGAAGACGGAAAGGAAATCAAAGCTTGGGAACTCATCGATCAAGCCGGTCTAAGAGGCGCCGTCAAAGGAGGAGCCCAAATCTCTCCTGAACACTGCAATTTTATTGTAAATCTTGGAACTGCAACCGCCTCAGACGTGAATTATTTGATTGAACTCGTCCTTGATAGGGTTTTTCGGCAAAGCGGTGTTCTCTTAAAGAGAGAAATCGAATATTTCGGCGATATTTCGTGA
- a CDS encoding phosphopantothenoylcysteine decarboxylase produces the protein MGFSKAIITSGPTREWIDPVRYISNASSGKMGFHIAEAIGNWIKDVTYVHGQVMEEYKNPKGSKKIRVETTLEMRDAVLSEIQKDTLLIMAAAPADFRPAESKESKIKKEDGSEVLLLELVKNPDILKAVGFQISEKKLSGCCLVGFAAETDFLEEHAIGKLRAKNLNYIVGNYVGKNEKGFGEVETSVVIYAPSGKVAEIGPLSKETLSGRIVEFLKEDVSKSVLR, from the coding sequence TTGGGATTTTCTAAAGCCATCATAACCTCCGGTCCTACTAGAGAATGGATCGATCCGGTTCGTTATATTTCCAATGCATCTTCCGGAAAGATGGGATTTCATATCGCGGAAGCCATCGGAAACTGGATCAAGGATGTAACCTATGTCCATGGTCAAGTGATGGAAGAATATAAGAATCCCAAAGGTTCTAAGAAGATACGTGTTGAAACGACTTTAGAAATGAGAGACGCAGTTCTTTCCGAGATTCAGAAAGATACGCTCTTGATCATGGCGGCGGCTCCGGCGGACTTCCGACCTGCAGAGAGTAAGGAGTCGAAGATCAAGAAGGAAGATGGGAGCGAAGTCCTTCTCTTGGAGTTAGTGAAGAATCCAGATATTCTAAAGGCGGTCGGTTTTCAGATTTCGGAAAAAAAACTTTCTGGTTGCTGTTTGGTTGGCTTTGCGGCCGAAACCGATTTCTTAGAAGAACACGCGATCGGAAAATTAAGAGCAAAGAATCTCAATTACATCGTTGGAAATTACGTCGGTAAAAATGAGAAGGGTTTTGGAGAGGTCGAGACAAGCGTTGTAATTTACGCCCCCTCCGGGAAAGTCGCGGAGATCGGCCCTCTTTCGAAGGAGACACTTTCCGGAAGAATTGTGGAATTCCTAAAAGAGGACGTTTCTAAGTCTGTCCTCCGTTAA
- a CDS encoding phosphopantothenoylcysteine decarboxylase has product MANPGKEILIAVSGSIAAYKTCELVRNLTKEGFPVTVIMTSHATEFIGPITFEALTGKKVRVNEYEEGMAHIDAKNSASVMVVVPATANIIGKMANGIADDLVTSTYLAANCPVIVAPAMNPFMYSHPSVQRNLKRLSDDGVILADPTNGVVVCGDEGYGKLAEISVIQKMIIDVYRKNS; this is encoded by the coding sequence ATGGCCAATCCTGGAAAAGAAATATTAATTGCGGTTTCAGGAAGTATCGCGGCTTACAAAACTTGTGAACTCGTGAGGAACCTTACGAAAGAAGGTTTTCCCGTAACCGTAATTATGACTTCTCACGCAACTGAATTTATCGGTCCGATTACCTTCGAAGCTCTGACCGGTAAGAAGGTTCGAGTCAACGAATACGAAGAAGGGATGGCCCATATCGATGCGAAGAATTCCGCTTCGGTTATGGTCGTAGTTCCGGCAACCGCGAATATTATCGGAAAAATGGCCAACGGAATTGCGGACGATCTTGTAACCTCAACGTATCTCGCCGCGAATTGTCCTGTGATCGTTGCTCCTGCGATGAATCCTTTTATGTATTCTCATCCTTCCGTTCAGAGAAACTTAAAACGTCTTTCCGATGACGGAGTTATTTTGGCAGATCCGACGAACGGAGTCGTTGTTTGCGGTGACGAAGGATATGGAAAGTTAGCCGAAATTTCGGTGATTCAAAAGATGATCATCGATGTGTATAGAAAGAATTCTTAA
- a CDS encoding hemolysin family protein: protein MELIGFFIIVLLIFANGFFVSAEFALVSIRPSRLEELIKENRPLALITKRAAQKLNDMLSVCQVGITVASLLLGWVGEGYVSRWLTFFLEMFGYSTSEATIHGLAITVSFTIITFLHILLGELLPKTIAIQNTEKIALFISIPLFFFYYTFYPITFFLNALTSLLLKLMGIQENKSRMMHSPEELMIIIEEQNKQGKIDQEEFQIIQNTFQFSEHQAKDVMTHRLSIIGIPHETTMDSLISIIAEHHFSRYPIYEGNTDKIIGIIHVQTYLTWLSNSKKGRKEKVTAIMQPPIFVPEGLSIEKVMQKLRENKQHMAIVIDEYGGVSGLLTLEDIIEEIFGQIRDETDDHETDPFPAQHSDSFAIDGEAELDDLKEILIGVQDEEISDIRTIAGFILGRLEDMPQEGSTISLQSGTLTVEKMEGNKILSVRFTRGSLNNKAQSKSK, encoded by the coding sequence ATGGAACTAATCGGCTTTTTCATCATCGTTCTCTTAATATTTGCGAACGGATTTTTCGTTTCCGCAGAATTCGCTTTGGTTTCGATTCGCCCGTCTCGTTTGGAAGAATTGATCAAGGAAAATCGTCCCCTCGCGTTGATTACCAAAAGAGCCGCTCAAAAGCTCAACGATATGTTGTCCGTTTGTCAGGTCGGAATTACGGTCGCAAGTCTTTTGTTAGGTTGGGTCGGCGAAGGATACGTTTCAAGATGGCTGACATTTTTCCTGGAAATGTTCGGTTATTCCACGAGCGAAGCGACTATTCACGGTTTGGCGATCACGGTTTCGTTTACGATCATCACCTTCTTGCACATTCTTCTCGGAGAACTTCTCCCTAAGACGATCGCGATTCAGAATACGGAAAAAATCGCCCTCTTTATCAGCATTCCTCTATTCTTCTTTTATTATACGTTTTACCCGATTACTTTCTTTTTAAACGCGCTTACTTCCTTGCTTCTCAAGTTGATGGGAATTCAGGAAAATAAAAGTAGAATGATGCATTCTCCCGAAGAATTAATGATCATCATCGAAGAACAGAATAAACAGGGAAAAATCGATCAGGAAGAATTTCAGATCATTCAAAATACGTTTCAATTTTCCGAACATCAGGCGAAGGACGTAATGACTCATCGTCTGAGTATCATCGGGATTCCACACGAAACTACGATGGATTCTTTGATTTCAATCATTGCGGAACATCATTTCTCAAGATATCCAATTTATGAAGGAAACACGGATAAGATCATTGGGATTATTCACGTGCAAACTTATCTCACTTGGCTTTCCAATTCCAAAAAGGGAAGAAAGGAAAAAGTTACCGCGATCATGCAACCCCCGATCTTCGTTCCGGAAGGCCTTTCGATTGAAAAAGTGATGCAGAAGCTGAGAGAAAACAAACAACATATGGCGATCGTCATCGATGAATACGGCGGTGTTTCCGGTCTCCTGACTTTAGAAGATATCATAGAAGAGATTTTCGGTCAGATCCGGGACGAAACCGACGATCATGAGACCGATCCGTTTCCGGCACAACATTCGGATAGCTTTGCGATCGACGGAGAAGCTGAGTTGGATGATCTCAAGGAAATTCTTATCGGTGTTCAAGACGAGGAGATCAGCGATATTCGCACGATCGCGGGTTTTATTCTCGGGAGATTGGAGGATATGCCTCAGGAAGGTTCCACCATTTCTCTTCAGTCCGGAACTCTCACCGTGGAAAAAATGGAAGGAAATAAGATTCTTTCCGTTCGTTTTACAAGAGGAAGCCTCAATAACAAGGCGCAGTCTAAATCTAAGTAG